Proteins from a genomic interval of Kitasatospora kifunensis:
- a CDS encoding PH domain-containing protein yields the protein MPATDRFELPALPTTWAPRRNRLVLLPASAVLVVVFGGMAVVLPASWQLNDRIMLTLLGLVFAGVGLMLARPKVVVDAAGVTVVNFLRTRRLQWAEIVRVNLRQGDPWVTLDLTDGTSLAAVGIQPGGGREQAVRAARGLRDLAEAHGAASEPTTV from the coding sequence ATGCCTGCCACCGATCGCTTTGAGCTGCCCGCCCTGCCGACGACCTGGGCACCGCGCCGCAACCGCCTGGTGCTGCTGCCGGCCAGTGCGGTGCTGGTCGTGGTCTTCGGCGGCATGGCGGTGGTGCTTCCGGCCAGCTGGCAGCTCAACGACCGGATCATGCTGACCCTGCTGGGGCTGGTCTTCGCCGGGGTGGGCCTGATGCTGGCCCGCCCCAAGGTGGTCGTGGACGCGGCCGGTGTGACGGTGGTCAACTTCCTGCGCACCCGGCGCCTGCAGTGGGCCGAGATCGTCCGGGTGAACCTGCGCCAGGGCGACCCGTGGGTCACCCTGGACCTGACCGACGGGACCTCGCTGGCCGCCGTCGGCATCCAGCCGGGGGGCGGGCGTGAGCAGGCGGTGCGCGCCGCCCGCGGTCTGCGCGACCTGGCCGAGGCCCACGGCGCGGCCAGCGAACCCACCACCGTCTGA
- a CDS encoding hemolysin family protein — protein MIFLQLFASVLLLLGNAYFVGAEFAVISVRRSQLEPLAEAGDRRARIMMGALSHVSALLAAAQLGITVCSLLLGALAEPTIAHLLEGPFHAVGIPELLVHGVSYALALALVVFLHMVIGEMVPKNVALAAPARAALWLGPPLARLARLLAPLIRFLNAFANLVLRAFKVEPKDEVESVFTSEQLLWILAESRAAGLLAEAEQERLEDALELGHRPVREVLLPFDQLVTVEPTVTVRQLEQKAVATGFSRFPVLDAEQQIVGYLHIKDVLELEDPDAPVPVRLWRPVTVVGERMPLDDALTAMRRAAAHLAAVTATDGRTLGLVTLEDVLEELVGEMHDPDHRHAAA, from the coding sequence GTGATCTTCCTACAGCTCTTCGCCTCGGTGCTGCTGCTGCTCGGCAACGCCTACTTCGTCGGCGCCGAGTTCGCGGTGATCTCGGTGCGCCGCAGTCAGCTCGAACCGCTGGCCGAGGCCGGCGACCGGCGGGCCAGGATCATGATGGGCGCGCTCTCGCACGTCTCGGCGCTGCTGGCCGCCGCCCAACTGGGCATCACCGTCTGCTCGCTGCTGCTGGGCGCGCTCGCCGAGCCGACCATCGCGCACCTCCTGGAGGGGCCCTTCCACGCGGTCGGGATCCCGGAGCTGCTGGTGCACGGGGTCTCCTACGCGCTGGCGCTGGCGCTGGTGGTCTTCCTGCACATGGTGATCGGCGAGATGGTGCCCAAGAACGTGGCGCTGGCCGCCCCGGCGCGGGCCGCGCTCTGGCTGGGACCGCCGCTGGCCCGGCTGGCCCGGCTGCTGGCGCCGCTGATCCGGTTCCTGAACGCCTTCGCCAACCTGGTGCTGCGGGCCTTCAAGGTCGAGCCCAAGGACGAGGTGGAGTCGGTCTTCACCTCCGAGCAACTGCTCTGGATCCTGGCCGAGTCGCGCGCGGCCGGGCTGCTGGCCGAGGCCGAGCAGGAGCGCCTGGAGGACGCACTGGAGCTGGGCCACCGCCCGGTCCGCGAGGTGCTCCTGCCGTTTGACCAACTGGTCACTGTGGAGCCGACCGTGACGGTCCGTCAACTTGAGCAGAAGGCGGTCGCCACCGGCTTCTCCCGCTTCCCGGTGCTGGATGCGGAGCAGCAGATCGTCGGCTATCTGCACATCAAGGACGTGCTGGAGCTGGAGGACCCGGACGCGCCGGTGCCGGTGCGGCTGTGGCGCCCGGTCACCGTGGTGGGCGAGCGGATGCCGCTGGACGACGCGCTCACCGCGATGCGCCGCGCGGCGGCCCACCTGGCGGCGGTCACGGCGACGGACGGGCGCACGCTGGGCCTGGTGACGCTGGAGGACGTGCTGGAGGAGCTGGTCGGCGAGATGCACGACCCGGACCACCGGCACGCCGCCGCCTGA
- a CDS encoding hemolysin family protein, whose translation MTTAWLLLGAAFLLILANGLFVAAEFSLVTVDRSVVERAAQSGDRRALGLRKALHRLSFELSGAQLGITVTSLVVGMLAEPALSVLLGPVLSGLGVPSSAASGLAVVLGMLAATVLQMVIGELVPKNWAISRPLQVARALAGPQRAFSAACRPLIAGLNGSANRLVRSLGLEPTEELEHARTPGELVFLAQHSAKAGAIEEDAALLFVRTLGLGELTAESVMTPRVDVAALQRDATAADVVNLTRATGFSRFPVYRDSLDEVTGTVTLKDALGVAPERRAEVRIAELAGAPLLVPETLPAEQLLDQLRRRQPMAIVIDEYGGTAGVVTLEDIVEEIVGEVRDEHDRGTAPELLAVPPLAGRPAWLADGRARIDQLETIGLNAPHGPYETLAGLLADLLGRLPAPGDQATLPGWELTVQAVDRHRTSRVRLVRLPETGEQK comes from the coding sequence GTGACCACCGCCTGGCTGCTCCTCGGGGCGGCCTTTCTGCTGATCCTCGCCAACGGCCTCTTCGTGGCCGCCGAGTTCTCCCTTGTCACCGTGGACCGCAGCGTGGTCGAGCGGGCCGCCCAGAGCGGCGACCGCCGGGCGCTGGGCCTGCGCAAGGCACTGCACCGCCTCTCCTTCGAACTGTCCGGTGCGCAGCTCGGCATCACCGTCACCTCGCTGGTGGTCGGCATGCTCGCCGAGCCCGCGCTGTCGGTGCTGCTGGGCCCGGTGCTCAGCGGCCTCGGGGTGCCGTCCTCGGCCGCCAGCGGGCTGGCCGTGGTGCTCGGCATGCTGGCCGCCACCGTGCTGCAGATGGTGATCGGCGAACTGGTCCCGAAGAACTGGGCGATCTCCCGCCCGCTCCAGGTGGCGCGTGCGCTGGCCGGCCCGCAGCGGGCCTTCTCCGCCGCCTGCCGACCGCTGATCGCGGGGCTGAACGGCAGCGCCAACCGCCTGGTGCGATCCCTGGGACTCGAGCCCACCGAGGAGTTGGAACACGCCCGCACCCCCGGTGAACTGGTCTTCCTCGCCCAGCACTCGGCCAAGGCGGGTGCGATAGAGGAGGACGCCGCGCTGCTCTTCGTGCGCACCCTGGGCCTGGGCGAGCTGACCGCGGAGAGCGTGATGACGCCCCGGGTGGACGTGGCGGCACTGCAGCGCGATGCGACCGCCGCCGATGTGGTCAACCTCACCCGGGCCACCGGCTTCTCCCGCTTCCCGGTCTACCGGGACAGCCTGGACGAGGTCACCGGGACGGTCACCCTCAAGGACGCGCTCGGCGTGGCGCCGGAGCGCCGCGCCGAGGTCAGGATCGCCGAACTGGCCGGGGCGCCGCTGCTGGTGCCCGAGACGCTGCCGGCCGAGCAACTGCTCGACCAGCTCAGGCGCCGCCAGCCGATGGCGATCGTGATCGACGAGTACGGCGGCACCGCCGGTGTGGTGACCCTGGAGGACATCGTCGAGGAGATCGTCGGCGAGGTGCGCGACGAGCACGACCGGGGCACCGCCCCCGAACTGCTCGCGGTGCCCCCGCTGGCCGGCCGCCCGGCCTGGCTGGCCGACGGACGGGCCAGGATCGACCAGCTGGAGACGATCGGCCTGAACGCCCCGCACGGACCGTACGAGACGCTCGCCGGACTGCTCGCCGACCTGCTCGGCCGGCTGCCCGCCCCCGGTGACCAGGCCACGCTGCCCGGCTGGGAGCTGACCGTACAGGCGGTGGACCGCCACCGCACCAGCCGGGTGCGCCTGGTGCGCCTGCCCGAGACGGGGGAGCAGAAGTGA